The DNA sequence CGCGGCAGGCCCTCGAAGAGTCCGGCCACCCGCAGGATCGAGGGAAGCGGTTCTTCCTCCAGCGACAGCCGGCGGGCTTCCGGAGAGGCCGGAATGGCCCTGGCCAAGTCGTCCGCCGAGGTGTGCGGCACATATCGTGTGATTTCGTGTACCTCGTGAGGCGGCAGGCCAAGCACTTTGCCCAGTTCCGCCACCACCGCGCGGCCGTGGAACCTGTTCGGCGAACCGATCATCGCCACACGGTCGTAGCCCCATCGCTCGTACACCCATCGCACCACCTCATCCCGGCGGTCCCAGGGCAGATCGAGGTCGATATCCGCCATTTTGCTGAATCTGGCCCGCTCGGGATTGAGGAAGCGGTCGAACGGCAGGTCGAATCGGAACGGGCAGGCATGGCTGACACCCAGCGAGTAGCAGACCAGCGAATCGGCCGCGGAGCCGCGAGCCAGTACTGCGATTCCCCAGCTTCGGCAGTATTCGACGATCTCGTGAAAGACCAGGAAGTATTCGGCGTAGTGCACCTGCTCGATGACGGTCAGCTCGCGGTCGAGCCGCTCGAGGGCTTCCGCGAGCGTCGGGCGTTTTCCGCCGATTCCCTTCTGCTGCGGCTGTTCGACGTAACGACGACGACAGCCGGCGACGCACAAATCGCGGAGATGTTGGGCCGCGGACCGGCGGTCGGAAGACTCGAAAGGCGGGAAGCGATTCTGCGACAGATCGATGGTCATATTGCATCGCTCAGCCACCTTCATCGTGTTGGCCAGGGCGTCGGGGCGGCGATGGAAGAGGTGTTTCATTTCGGACGGCGTCCGCAGATGCCACGTACCTTGTGGTTTGTCGGGGTGCGGTTCGTCAAGGAGCGTCAGTGTGCCGATTGACGCCAGTGCCCGCAGGGCCGGCATGTGCCAGCGTTTCAGACATCGCGACTCACAGCTTGCAAGTACGGGAATACCCAGTTCATCAGCGATACGTGCCCGTCGGCGGGCGACCAGAACGTCATCCGGTCCGTGTACCGCCAATTCCACATAGAGTTGCCCCTCAAACGCATCCCGCAGGATCGGGGTATACCACGGGGATAAACCCCGTGGCTCGTTCCACTGTCCCAGAAGGCAGATCAGGCCCTCGGCATGTTCGCATAGATCCTGCAAATCGAGGGGTGTTTCACGTAGATGATGCAGCGAGATCAGACGACAGAGGTTGCCGTAGCCGGTCGGGTTCTCGGCCAGCAGTGTGACGGTGATTCTCTCGGCGGTATGGTCCGCGGGCGCGGACCTTACATGCTGAATGTTGAATGTTGAATGGTGAATGGTGAATGGTGAACGGTGAACGATCGTATGGTCCGCGGGCGCGGACCTTACTTGGTTTTCAGAGCCACGGGGATAAACCCCTCTTGACGAGGCGGCAGGTTCATGCTGCCGGTTTTCGCGATCATTCACCGTCGGAAGGGAAGGAAGGCCACGGGGATCAACCCCGTGGCTCGTCAAGGTCAGTTCCGCTCCGAAGATCGGTTTGACGCCTGCGCGCTGACAGGCTTTCTGGAACTCGACGGCGGCATAGAGGCCGTTGAGATCCGTAAGCGCGATGGCAGGGATGCCATGCTCGGCTGCAAAAGCCGCCAACTCCTCCGGTCGTGTCAGTGACGAGCCGAAGGAATAGGATGAGCGGTTGTGGAGGGGGATGGGCATAGCGATCCGCCATTCATTCCAAACCGGCAAGACAACCTGCTGTAAGCATGTCCTTGCTGACTGCTGAATGCTGATCGCTGACCGCTTCCCAATCATGTTTCCTCATCATCGCTTTTGTTCCGAATCGTTCGCGAATCGCCTGGCAGGCGATGGCCAGGTTGCGTTGTTTCTGTTTCGCGCCGAACAGGTCCATCTGGCTGAACCCGCTGTAGATGTTCGAGAGCTTTACCTGGACCATGCGGATGCGGACCCGGCGATCCCACAGCCGGTCAAGCAACTTTGACAGCAACGGGTAGACCTGCATTTCCACATCCGTGGGCTCGGGGAGACTCATCTGGCCCTGGTGCTCGTCCATGTCGGTGTAGCGGATTTTGACGGTGACCGTGCGGGCTTGTTTACCGTCGGCCCGAAGGCGGAGAAAAGCCTCGTCCGCCAGCCGACACAGGGCGGCCAAGACCTGGTTTGGGTTCGTTTTGTCTTCCGGGAATGTCTCCTGGTGGCCGTACGAAAAAGCGTCAGGGCGGGTTAGCTCGACTGGGCGAGGGTCGATATTGCGGGCGAAATCGCGAATCTGATGGGCTGCCGAACCGACCAATTCGGTCAGCCAGTCCAATGGCATTTCGGCTACTTGGCCGATCCGGAGGATCCCTGCGGACTCAAACAATCTAGCTCCAACCTCGCCGATTCCGGGCAACCATTTGACCGCAAGTGGTTGCAGGAACGATAGTTCCGTCGACTCGTCAGGCGGGATGACGGTCAGGCCGTTGGGTTTGTTTAGTTTACTGGCTATCTGGCTGATCAGTTTGGTCCGGGCCACGCCACGGGAAATCGTCACCTTCAGCCAGTCGCGGACGTCGCGTCCGAATTTATCCGCCACCTCTGCCGGCTCGCGTTTGCGGCAGGCAGGGGTACCGGTCAAATCCAGATAGCCCTCATCAATGCCCTGCTTTTCGACGATGGGGGTGATCTCCTCGGCCATGCCGAAGATGTTTTCCGAGAATTGCTCGTATAGTTCGAACCGCACTGGCAGGACGATGAGTTTCGGGCACAGCCGTCTGGCCTGGCTCATGGGCATGGGGGTGCGGACGCCGTATTGCCGGGCTTCATAGCTGGCGGAGGCGACGATTCCGCGGTGGAGCCCCCCTACCGCCACGGGGCGGCCACGGAGGCGGTTGTCGGCCGCTTGTTCAACGGAGGCGAAGAAGGCGTCGGCGTCGAAATGGAGAAGGAACATGAGTGTTCAGTTATCAGTTTTCAGTTGTCAGGGCTCAGTTTTTCGCTTTGACCTTCTGAATCAACGATGTGAGCATCCGTTTGACTTCGGCCAAGTCGGTGGCCAACTGTTTATATCTATCGATAGCAAGCATGCCGAGGTCTCGCGCGAGAAGCAGATGATATTCCAGCTCACAAGCCGAGCCCATCGCAATGTGCATGAAATGACTCAATTCCGAGTTTGTTTGCCTTCCACAACCTTCGGCGATGTTGGCACAGGTGGATATGGCGCTTCGCCGCATCTGGTTCGTCAGGGCAAATATCTCCTCTTTCGGAAAGCGCCTCGTATCGCGGTATACGGCCAACACCAACTGGTGCCCTTTTTGCCACACCTGCAGTTTTCGAAAATCCTGCATGATTTCTCCTTTGTCTTCGCACTGACAACTGAAAACTGACGACTGATCACTGCACTCTTCGCACCACCGTATGCACCACCCCCTGAATCACGAGTTCGCCGAGGGGCATGAAGGCCGGGCATGTTGGGTTCTCAGAGATCAGGTACGGACGGCCACGTTCGACCATCAGGCGTTTGAGCGTGGACTCGCCGTCGATCAGGGCGACCACAATCGCGCCGGGTCGGGCGACGGGGGTGATCTCGCCGACGACGATGTCTCCGTCGTAGATACCGGCGTTGACCATCGACTGGCCTCGGACGCGCAGGGCGAAGCTGCGAGGCGTGGCCCGCAGGATCGCCGCGGGGTCAAGGCGCGCGCACCCTTCGGCCAACTCCCCCGGCCAGCCCGCAGCGATGCTTACCAGGTCGCTCTCATCAATCCCGCCGTTGTTGACCAAGGCGTTTCCGGCCTGGCCGCCAGCAGCTTCATTATGATCGTAAAGTTTTGTGCATAAGTCAGTTATGTCAATAAATGTTCGCATGGTTAGTCCCCCAATACTGACGATATATTATAACCTAACAAAATCCGAACTGCAAATAGCAAGAACATCGCAAAGGCCCCCTGGCGAGGGTACAATCCTGCGAAGGATGGAAGGGCGCTATGCCTGGTGAGCAGCTTGGCTTCGGCTGGGAAGAGACACCTGCAGCCCCGGTGCCGCCAGCGCGGGCCACGATGCTGTCCCAGCGTCTCGCCCGACTCGCCCGGCGGGGTATCTATCTGGGCACATCGAGCTGGAAATACCCCGGCTGGCTTGGCCAGATCTACACGCCCGCCCGGTATGAGACGCGCGGCCGGTTTTCGGAGAAAAGGTTCAACGAGACGTGCCTGGAGGAGTATTCGCGGGTGTTTCCGACCGTCTGTGGAGACTTCGCGTTCTACCAGTTTCCGTCAGAGAAGACGTGGCACGAAATCTTCGCCCAAGTTCCGAGGGGCTTTCGGTTCAGCCTCAAGGTTCCGGAGGACATCACCGTTGAGCGTTTTCCCGATCTGCGGCGTTACGGCCAGAGGGCCGGGCAGCGGAATCCCCACTTCATGGATGCGTCGGTGGTCAAATCGGAGCTTCTCGATCGCCTCGAGCCGTATCGAGACAAGCTGGGAATACTGATCTTTGAATTCGGCACCATTCGCGAGGGGCCAATGGTCGATCCGAAGGGGTTCGCGGCCGCACTGGACCGCATGTTGTCGCGTTTGCCTCTGGACCATTTTCGGTTCAGCGTCGAAGTGCGGAACCCCGAGTATCTTGAATTCGGTGCGGATTACCTTTCGTGTCTCAGAGGACACGGGGTAGCGCATTGTTACAACAGTTGGACTCGCATGCCCTCGCTGCCCCGGCAGATTGAGCTGCCCGGCACATTGACCGCGCCGTTCGCCACGGCGCGGCTGCTGTTGCGGCCCGGGCGTACTTATCAGCAGGCGGTCGATCGCTTTGCCCCATACGAGAAGGTGCAAGACCCATACCCGGAGGGCCGGTCGGCGTTGGCGCGGTTAATGGAGACATGTGTTGCAGAGAATCGTGAGCTTTTTGCCTTTGTGAATAACCGGTTTGAAGGTAACGCGGTCGAGACGATTGAGGGAGTCATTGAGCGTTTTGAGTGACGCGATGTCCGGCGGGCGCCAAGACGGGGTTTTACGTTTTATTCCTTGAATCTGGGCATGATGATGACCCCGAGCGTGCCATAGACCAGACCCTGGGCCAGGAGCAGGCTGCACGGCAGGAGGATCTCCCGCAGACTGAAGCCCCGCCAGATGCCGCCCTCGAAGGCGACGATGGCCCACTTGACGGGGCTGAGGTTTCCGGCCGTCTCCATCCAGGACGGCATGAACATCCGGGGGACCATTCCGCCGCCGAGCATGGCCATGACGAGCAGGCATGCCCATCCGGCGCCGCCGACGGACGATTCGGTGCGACCCAGCACCGAGAGCAGCATTGTCAGGCCCACGAAGCAGAGGGCAACACAAGGGACGCCGAGCAGTAAAGCGAGCGGGTTGTCGACCCGGACACCGCAAGCCACCCGGCCGACCAGCAGCAGCATTGCGATGACGCCGACGCTCGCGACCAGGCAGGCCAAGCCGTTGCCCAGCAGAATCTGCCAACGCCGGATGGGGGCGATTCGCAAGCGAAGCCAAGTGCCCGTCTCGCGCTCCTTGGCAAAGGCCATGGCGAACTCGGCCGTGAGGCCCAGCAAGCCCCAGATCATGCCAAGCGGGAAGCACACGTCGAAGGGAGACCGGGGTGTGTTGCGCCAGGCGGTAAAGGGGATGAGTTCGACATTGGACAGCGCCGGCCGGGGGCCGGCGGATTCCGGCATCGAGGTGAGGCGGGGATCGAAGGTTGCCAACAGCGCTTCGACTGCCGCTCGGTCAAGTGAGCGTGACGGCCCGGAACGGCCTTGTGCCTTCAACCATGCGTCGATCATTTCGGATCTTCGGAGCGGATCGTTCCACCGGGCACGGATTACTCCGGCCGCGGCTTCGCGCAACGCGGCCTGCAGATAAGCCAGTTCGGCGGTTCTGGAAGGATCGGCGCCAACCGCGATCGGGAGCCTCGCATCAAGCAGACCGGCGGGAGTCAATTTGAAACCTGCGGGCAACAGAACAAACGCGGAGAGCGAGCCTCGCCGCACGCAGGTTTCAGCATCGTCTCTTGACGACCGACTGATCTGCAGGATTTCGGACTGCGACAAGGCGGCGATGAACTCCCGCGAGTCGCTGTTCCGTGCCTCGTCAATCACCGCAACCAGCACAGGCTGGGACTGGCCGCTGAGGACGCCCGCGAACATGGTGCCGATCAGGATGGCGATCAATAGTGGAAAGCCGATCATCCACCAGAAGAAAGCGAGGCGGTCGCGCCAACAGAGGAGCAGATTCTTGCCCGCGATTGCCAGGACGGTGCGCATCAGTCCCGCAACCTCCGGCCGGTGAGTCTCAGGAAGACCGTTTCGAGACTTGGGCGCTCGATGCTGAGGCTCCGGATGCGAATGCCCGACGCGGCCCACCGTCTGACCGTTTCAAACGGGTGATCCGTTTCGGCCGACAGGGACGTGCCGTTGAGACGGCCGGGCAAGGACCAGTCGCCGGGCGGCGCCTCGTCGAGTTCGGCGTGAACCACCGCTTGTCCGCCATGGCAATCGATCATGGCCGATACGGTATCCATGGCCAGGATCCGGCCGTGATCCATGATCGCGACACGATTGCAGAGTTTCTGGGCCTCCTCGATGTAGTGGGTGGTGAAGAGAATTGTGCGGCCCTGTCGGCCGAGCTGCTCGATGTCCTCGAGGATATGGAGCCTTGCCTGGGGATCGACGCCGAGAGTGGGCTCATCGAGCAGGAGCACTTGCGGCTGATGCAGGAGGGCGCACGCCAGGTGGAGGCGTCGCTTCATGCCGCCCGAATAGGTTTTGACCAGGTGACGGGAGCGGTCGGCGAGGCCGGCCTGTTCGATAGCTTGGGCGACGCGTTCGGACAGTCGCCCGTCGCGCAGGCCGTAGAGGCGACCGAAGAACTTGAGGTTCTCCGTAGCGGTCATATCCTCGTAGAGGGAGAGGGTCTGGGGCGCCAAGCCGATGCTGCGGCGAACCCGCGGCCGTGTGGGATCGGTTGCGCCGTCGATGTGAATATCCCCTGCGTCGGGTTTGAGGAGCCCGACGAGCATGTGAAGCGTCGTTGTCTTACCTGCGCCATTGGGGCCCAGAAGGCCAAACGTCTCGCCGCGCCGGACCTCGAATGAGATGCCGTCGACGGCCCTCGTTGAGCCGAATGTTTTTCGCAGGTGGTCCACGCGGATCATGGCAGCAGTATACGTGGCGGATGACGTTTGTGAATCGTTGCGGACGAGATCTGTGATGATGATTTTGGGCAAGAGTCTTGGGGTGAATCGGCGCTGCGCTCGTTGCTGCGCCCTACGGTCAGGCTCATGGCGAGGAGGAGACCGAGTCAAGCCGGGCTACCAGCGGGATTGGGGCGAGGCGGTCTGTGTATCGGGCTGTTTGACCGGGCATGCATGAGCTTTTACACTATCGGGCTCGATATGATGCAACGTCCGATGGAGGTCAGGTCGTGTGGACTTTCATGTGCCGACGGGCCGGACGTGCCTTCGCGGCCGTCGGGGGTATGGGGGTACTCATGGCGGCAAACCTAGGCTGCTTCCCTGAAAAATCGTTCAAGATGGACCCGGAGGCATCGGTTCGCGTTTCGGAGCGTCTGGTCAACGGGGAGGATGGAGCGTCCACGCGAGTCTGGCTGAGGCGGACGCAAAGGGAGCTTGCCGGGTTGTTGCCTGACTCGGTTGCGAGCCCACTACTCACTGAAGAACTGGTGAACGGCGACGGACGGGCTGTGGACGTCCTGCGTCACTTCGGCGTCAGCCGGCAGAGTCTTCAGAGCATTGTCAAGAACTATCGGGGAATCCGCTATTCGGCTCAAGCGGCCAGCCGGGACTACTGCATTGAGAAGCAGGCAGCGGCCTGGCCGGGCTTCGAGGACGTCTGGATTCCCATGCGTCTGGCGGTTGACGACCAGCTCGAGCTGTCGGGCCGTCTGGGCTATGCCCGCAACGGGAACGGCGAGATCATCGAAGCGGACTGCGTGGTGATCCTGCCGGGGCTATTCGGCGATCACGGCGTCAAGCGCAGCCGCGACCTGGCGATTCCGCTGCGTGAGTCCGGGTTTCATGTGCTGCACCTGGAGCTTCGCGGCCACGGTCAGACGGAGTCGCGGTACCCGCGGATGTATCACACGTTCGGCGTCATGGAGACCGACGACCTGATGCAGGTGTCGGACTACCTTGAGCAGTTGCCGCACATTCGCCGGACGGGGCTGATCGCCTATTGCTGGAACGCCAGTATTGCCCTGCTGGCGGCGTGGTACGATGGCCGATTGCCTGACGATCCTCAGATTTCGCCGGCAATCAGGCCTTACTTGCAGTGCCCGCCGGAACCTTTGCGTCGCCGCTTCTCGGCCGGCATTATCGCATTTTCGCCGGTGGTTCGTTGGGAAGTGCTGATGGATGAGCTGGATCGGCAGCGATCGATCTGGGCGCATCCGATCTATGCGGCGATCCAGGACACGATCCGGGACCGCATGGTGCGCAAGGGGTATCCTGAAAGGAGCGGGAGTCTGCGCAACCTGATTGAGTATGAGCATAACGGCTACGGTATTCCCATGCCGCACGGGGCGCGGGAGGGGTATCCGTTTCTTCGGCTGATTTCGTACAACGGAGAACCATCGGGGGACAAACTGGAGTTCGCCCGCATGCCGGTGCTGATCGTTCATGGAGCCGACGACCCGCTGGTGCCGGCTCAGGACGTTGCCGACCTGATGGCGACGGTAGACAATCCGAGGGTGGGGGCGATCATTTTGCCAAGCGGCGGGCACGTGGGGTTTGCGGCATATTGTCCGAGGTATTATTTGAGCTTGATCACCAACTTCTTCGATCCGGTCAACGGTCCGGCCGGTCGCGGTGCGGCCATAAGCGCCGCGGCCCGGTGACGGCCCAAGGCTGCGGAATCAAAGGGGCAGCGATTTCCAAGGCGGAGCGCCTTCTTGCGGGCCGCAAGCCAAGCGTACCGCGATCCGGAAACACGCGAGCAAGCCGCACAGATGTCCGGCCGTAGGGTTGTAACGACCCGCAAGGCTGAATCTGCTCCCAACGCAAAAGAAGAACATGTGCTGCGGGCTTTAAGTGGCATGGTGCTCAAATAGGCAAGATTCACAAACCTACATGGTAGTACGTCCCGAGGGCCAATTCCTACGCATACGTATGCTCATCGTTTATCGGCAGATCGCACAACGACGGATGGAGAACAGGCGCAGGCACTGTTTTTGCAAGTAGTTACGACATCCGCGGGTTGGTTCACGACTTCGTGGCACACGGGTTGCAGATGAGGAACGGCGTGTTCCGACCTCAAAACGGGCCGGATGATCAACAACGCCGAGGAACAGGACTATGAATGCGAAGCTGACAACGAAGCGGTCGCCCGAGAACGACTGTTCGACACACGCAAACGTCAGCCGAGGCAAATCTGATCAATCGCCTCTTTCCGGCCCCAAGTTGAAAGAGAGCCTTGAACGCCTCGAACGGCAACTGGTCATCGAGGCACTGATACGAACCAAAGGGAATCAATCACGCGCCGCCCGGTCTCTGGGCATTACCGAACGGATCATGGGGTTGAGGGTGAAGAAGTATGGTATCGATCCACAGAGCATTCGCGACGCTTACCAGTCTGACCCGATTGTGCAGCAATGCTCATCGGCCGCTGCGCTACGAACAATGAGCAACGAAGAGAAGGATCATGTCCGTTCTTCCCGCTGATGTAACCGGGTTACAATCCCGATTGCCGGAGGAGACTACTCGTGAATGAGAATACATTCAAACGTTTGATGGGAAAACTACTACCACTCCTGGCAGTCCTGGCAACAGCCATACTGGCTACTCGCGCTTTCGGTCAGGAGACTCAGCCGCCGTCGGCCAGCGACATCCTCGACAAGGTTTCATTGCTGTCGGTCGACGTGGATACCCTGTGGGTTCTGATTACGGCATTTCTGGTATTCTGGATGCAGGCCGGATTTGCGTTGGTTGAGACCGGTCTGACCCGGGCCAAGAACACCGTGAACATCTGCATGAAGAACCTGCTGGACTTCTGTTTTGCCAGCATCGGATTCTGGGCGATCGGCTTTGCGATCATGTTCGGAACGGGCAACAAGTGGTTCGGGACAAGCGGCTGGTTTCTCCAAGGTGATGCGGGGACGACGTTTGCGGCCCTGTCATGGACTTCCGTCAGCCTGGATGCCAAGTTCATTTTCCAGCTCGTCTTTGCGGGGACGGCCGCAACGATCGTGTCGGGCGCCATGGCCGAACGCACGAGGTTCACCAGCTACATGCTGTACAGCCTGGCAATCACCGTATTCATATACCCGGTCGCCGGTCATTGGATCTGGGGCGGAGGGCTTTTATCGGCCGGCAACATGTTCGGCGAAGGCAAAGGCATGTTTGACTTCGCCGGCTCGACCGTGGTTCACTCGGTAGGCGGCTGGCTGGCGCTAACCGGTGCGATTGTTCTGGGGCCGCGAATGGGCAAATACGGCCCGGGCGGGAAGGTCAATGCCATTCCGGGTCACAACTTTCCGCTGGCGATCCTTGGCGTGTTCATCCTCTGGCTGGGCTGGTTCGGCTTCAACCCCGGCAGCACCATGATGGCCACCGGGTGCGGAGCAGCCATCGCTCACATCGCAGTGACCACGAACTTCGCAGCGGCGACGGGAACGATCGGCGCCCTGCTGACATCGAAGCTCTGGTTTAGCAAGTGGGACGCCAGCATGGCGGGCAACGGCTGCCTGGCCGGCCTGGTGGCGGTGACGGCACCATGTGCATTCGTTGACACCTGGGCGGCCGGACTCATCGGCCTCGTCGCGGGCGTTCTGGTAGTCGGCTCCGTCGTCTTCATCGACCGACTGCTGAAAGTGGACGACCCGGTGGGTGCGGTTTCCGTCCACCTGGTTAACGGTATCTGGGGCACTTTGGCCCTCGGCCTGTTCTCCAACCCGGTACACGGTTCGACCGGGCCGCTGCCGGGGCTGTTCTATGGCGGCGGTGTCGAGCAGCTCAAAATGCAGTTGATTGGCGCAGTCCTGGTCGGGATCTGGTGCCTGCTGGCCGGTTTCGCCCTGTTCCTGGGATTGAAGGCTCTGACGGGGTTGCGTGTCAGCCCCGAAGAGGAACTCAGAGGCCTCGATGTCGACGAGCACGGCATGGAAGGTTATCCGAACTTCCAACTTCTGAAGCACTGAGTATCCTGGAATCGTTCCCGGCATCGCGGGCCGGTTCCTGAACCGAGTGAGGGATTGTGTGATAGGACGACAAGACTTCCGAACTCCTGACACCGACCGTCGAGAGACGGATCATTCCTCCGCTGAAAGGAGGCTTGGATGAAGAAAATCGAAGCCATTATCAAGCCGTTCAAGCTGGACGAGGTCAAAACCGCTCTGACCGCGATCGGTATCCAAGGGCTTACGGTGAGCGAAGTCCGCGGGTTCGGGCGTCAGAAAGGCCACACCGAGCATTACCGCGGGGCCGAGTACACCGTGGATTTCATACCCAAGGTGAAGATCGAAGTCGTCGTGCCCGAAGCGAAGGTGGCCGAGGTCCTGGAGACCATCGCCAAAGCCGCCCGCACGGGGCAGATCGGCGACGGAAAGATATTCGTTTCATCGCTCGACGAGATCGTGCGGATTCGCACCGGTGAAAAAGGACCGGCGGCGATTTGACCTCGTTCTTCCTGACCATGGGAACAAGCAACTCAGCGCTGCGGCGCTTGCGTCGGGCGGAAAAAGCTCTGGCCGACGCGATCGAGCACTTCCTTGTTCTCCGCACGGGACGCGGCGTCGCTCCCGGAGCCGAAGGCGGCGATCCTCAACTCCGGCTCCCATCTTTCGGCGGCTGACCGGAGCGGTTGAGACTCTTCGATTCTCCAGACAGGTTTCCGGGAACATGCGGTTTGCACAGGTGCTCAATGAGCAACCACCCCTTACCGACGACCGATTCCGAATCGGATCCCTCACGGCTGAAAGAGCATTTCATCCTGGGACGGGAGCGGATCAGACATATGTATCACAGCGGTGGCTCAGCCGCTGAGGTCAGTAAGGCCCTCACGGCCCTGTGTGACTCGGTGGTCAGGCAAGCGTACCTGGCGGCGATCCAGGATCTTCCGCCGGATGACCGTGTTTCCGTGCTCGGCTCGCTCTCGCTCGTTGCGGTCGGCGGATACGGTCGCGGCGACCTTGCGCCGTATTCAGACCTGGATCTGCTCTTTCTCACCGTCTCTCAGCCGTCGGCGGTCACGAGGGATTTCGTGTCTCGACTTGTTCGGGATCTCTGGGATGCGGGGCTTCATCTGTCGCAAAGCGTTCGAAGCCCGGGCGAGTGCGGCTCCTTCGCAGAGACCGACTTCGCCGCAAGGACCGCGCTGTTCGAAACCCGCCTGATTGTCGGTGATCCCGAGCTCTACACGAACCTGCGGCTACGCGTCTGTCCTCCGCGAGGCCACCGGGCCCTTCGCGCGTTCATCAACCAGGCTGTCGCCTCTCGATCCGAAGAACACGAGGACTACTTCAGCCGGACGGCGCTGCTGCTCGAACCGAATGTTAAGAAGAGTCCCGGCGGCCTGCGGGATGTCCATCTCCTGCGCTGGCTGGCAATGGCGCGTTACGGCGACTCAGACCTGAACCGTTTGCGGGCCGACGGCATACTAGCGGCCGAAGAGGCCGACACGATCGTCGGAGCGCATGAGTTCCTCCGCGGAATCCGTCACGCCCTTCATTTCCACGCCGGTTCCGCCCAGGATGTGCTGACTCGCGAGGAACAACTGCGGCTGGCCGAACAATACGGCTACCGACAGCAAGGTGCCCTCCTTCCTGTTGAGTGCTTCATGCAACAGTACTACCGGCACACGGCCGGCCTTCGCGACCTGCTGTTGCGGTTCATCGAACGGCTTGAAAGACGGTCACCGGTCCGCAGGCTGTACAGCCGCATCCTGAGTCGCCGCGTGACCCCCAGCATCGTTGCCTACCCCGACCATATTGAGATTGTCGGGGGCACCGATGGCCGTTCCTTCGGTCAGGCCGACACCGTGCTTCAGGCGTTCGATCTGGCCAGACGATTCGGCGTGCCGGTGCACTCCGACACGCTATCCGAAATACGACAACACCTGCCGGCCTGCATCGTCACCACTGCCGAACGCCGCAGGTTTCTGGAATGCCTCGCCCAGCCGCACGGCCTGGGCACTCTGCTCCGGAACCTTCACGGCGTCGGCCTCCTGCAACGGCTCATCCCCCCTTTCGAGCACGCCCGCGGCTTGATCCAGTTCAGTCTGCTGCACCACTACACGATTGACGAACACGTGATTCGAGCTGTCGAGGCCGCTGCGCGTCTTGCGGATGAACGCACTCCGCTGGGCCTGGCGTATCGTGATATCCGGCGCAAGGACCTTCTTCACCTTGCCCTGCTGCTCCACGACCTCGGGAAAGGTCTTGGGGAAGACCACTGTGAAGTC is a window from the Phycisphaerae bacterium genome containing:
- a CDS encoding DNA polymerase IV, yielding MFLLHFDADAFFASVEQAADNRLRGRPVAVGGLHRGIVASASYEARQYGVRTPMPMSQARRLCPKLIVLPVRFELYEQFSENIFGMAEEITPIVEKQGIDEGYLDLTGTPACRKREPAEVADKFGRDVRDWLKVTISRGVARTKLISQIASKLNKPNGLTVIPPDESTELSFLQPLAVKWLPGIGEVGARLFESAGILRIGQVAEMPLDWLTELVGSAAHQIRDFARNIDPRPVELTRPDAFSYGHQETFPEDKTNPNQVLAALCRLADEAFLRLRADGKQARTVTVKIRYTDMDEHQGQMSLPEPTDVEMQVYPLLSKLLDRLWDRRVRIRMVQVKLSNIYSGFSQMDLFGAKQKQRNLAIACQAIRERFGTKAMMRKHDWEAVSDQHSAVSKDMLTAGCLAGLE
- a CDS encoding four helix bundle protein, translating into MQDFRKLQVWQKGHQLVLAVYRDTRRFPKEEIFALTNQMRRSAISTCANIAEGCGRQTNSELSHFMHIAMGSACELEYHLLLARDLGMLAIDRYKQLATDLAEVKRMLTSLIQKVKAKN
- a CDS encoding S24 family peptidase, producing the protein MRTFIDITDLCTKLYDHNEAAGGQAGNALVNNGGIDESDLVSIAAGWPGELAEGCARLDPAAILRATPRSFALRVRGQSMVNAGIYDGDIVVGEITPVARPGAIVVALIDGESTLKRLMVERGRPYLISENPTCPAFMPLGELVIQGVVHTVVRRVQ
- a CDS encoding DUF72 domain-containing protein, which gives rise to MPGEQLGFGWEETPAAPVPPARATMLSQRLARLARRGIYLGTSSWKYPGWLGQIYTPARYETRGRFSEKRFNETCLEEYSRVFPTVCGDFAFYQFPSEKTWHEIFAQVPRGFRFSLKVPEDITVERFPDLRRYGQRAGQRNPHFMDASVVKSELLDRLEPYRDKLGILIFEFGTIREGPMVDPKGFAAALDRMLSRLPLDHFRFSVEVRNPEYLEFGADYLSCLRGHGVAHCYNSWTRMPSLPRQIELPGTLTAPFATARLLLRPGRTYQQAVDRFAPYEKVQDPYPEGRSALARLMETCVAENRELFAFVNNRFEGNAVETIEGVIERFE
- a CDS encoding ABC transporter permease; translation: MRTVLAIAGKNLLLCWRDRLAFFWWMIGFPLLIAILIGTMFAGVLSGQSQPVLVAVIDEARNSDSREFIAALSQSEILQISRSSRDDAETCVRRGSLSAFVLLPAGFKLTPAGLLDARLPIAVGADPSRTAELAYLQAALREAAAGVIRARWNDPLRRSEMIDAWLKAQGRSGPSRSLDRAAVEALLATFDPRLTSMPESAGPRPALSNVELIPFTAWRNTPRSPFDVCFPLGMIWGLLGLTAEFAMAFAKERETGTWLRLRIAPIRRWQILLGNGLACLVASVGVIAMLLLVGRVACGVRVDNPLALLLGVPCVALCFVGLTMLLSVLGRTESSVGGAGWACLLVMAMLGGGMVPRMFMPSWMETAGNLSPVKWAIVAFEGGIWRGFSLREILLPCSLLLAQGLVYGTLGVIIMPRFKE
- a CDS encoding ABC transporter ATP-binding protein: MPKIIITDLVRNDSQTSSATYTAAMIRVDHLRKTFGSTRAVDGISFEVRRGETFGLLGPNGAGKTTTLHMLVGLLKPDAGDIHIDGATDPTRPRVRRSIGLAPQTLSLYEDMTATENLKFFGRLYGLRDGRLSERVAQAIEQAGLADRSRHLVKTYSGGMKRRLHLACALLHQPQVLLLDEPTLGVDPQARLHILEDIEQLGRQGRTILFTTHYIEEAQKLCNRVAIMDHGRILAMDTVSAMIDCHGGQAVVHAELDEAPPGDWSLPGRLNGTSLSAETDHPFETVRRWAASGIRIRSLSIERPSLETVFLRLTGRRLRD
- a CDS encoding alpha/beta fold hydrolase, which gives rise to MWTFMCRRAGRAFAAVGGMGVLMAANLGCFPEKSFKMDPEASVRVSERLVNGEDGASTRVWLRRTQRELAGLLPDSVASPLLTEELVNGDGRAVDVLRHFGVSRQSLQSIVKNYRGIRYSAQAASRDYCIEKQAAAWPGFEDVWIPMRLAVDDQLELSGRLGYARNGNGEIIEADCVVILPGLFGDHGVKRSRDLAIPLRESGFHVLHLELRGHGQTESRYPRMYHTFGVMETDDLMQVSDYLEQLPHIRRTGLIAYCWNASIALLAAWYDGRLPDDPQISPAIRPYLQCPPEPLRRRFSAGIIAFSPVVRWEVLMDELDRQRSIWAHPIYAAIQDTIRDRMVRKGYPERSGSLRNLIEYEHNGYGIPMPHGAREGYPFLRLISYNGEPSGDKLEFARMPVLIVHGADDPLVPAQDVADLMATVDNPRVGAIILPSGGHVGFAAYCPRYYLSLITNFFDPVNGPAGRGAAISAAAR